Proteins co-encoded in one Arthrobacter alpinus genomic window:
- a CDS encoding acyltransferase family protein gives MDFAAGELRPGEPSLRRPRRKLMRHDIQALRAVAVGLVVLNHLWPNRVSGGYVGVDIFFVISGFLITSHLSKELVSTSGLAIGRFYARRIKRLLPAAFLVLAVGSVAVALWVPYSEWARTAREVMTSALYVGNWSLAAQSVDYSALTNDATIAQHYWSLSVEEQFYFVWPLALLGLFKLGKRFGSPRRVLVAGVALAAVASLMYSVYFTATGPDPAYFVTPVRVWEFAVGALVALLAAKITLPRFPAVGVATAGWLVIVLAAASFNQDTQFPGWAALLPVVGTAAVIVAGLGRAKAPFGPVLAWKPVQFAGDVSYSIYLWHWPMIVVAPYLVGGELNAFHKLVIALCCLPLAWLTKVLVEDQGKSWKMLGKRPRETYAAMGVGIVALALISGGLAWGGHIKQANAEALQSAQYGGPCHGPAALTAKKACPDPLGPAAVTVMGDANKYYAGAPECAVDPARKPPGVSAVAVCDYSEGNPDADSLWLVGDSHAEQWKLPLLDLAKKNKWKMTYSLLGGCPIGDFTLESYEGKKSSSASAACKTAGHSISAMVEQDRPDMVFYSAFARQEILNDGSGLSQQAQYSDGLAKTWKRWVDAGSAVYVLADPPLNALARDSKCVVLNPSDPAKCAVDRAKAHPADPLVGAVGGMASPHVRLIDLTDHFCDAKLCYAVVGNVAVYYDNNHLNGEFSRLMAPFIERMLLSSHRQGM, from the coding sequence ATGGACTTTGCTGCGGGTGAATTGCGCCCCGGCGAGCCGAGCTTGCGCCGCCCCCGACGCAAGCTGATGCGACATGACATTCAGGCCCTGCGCGCCGTGGCTGTGGGGCTTGTAGTGCTCAACCACCTTTGGCCCAACAGGGTTTCTGGGGGCTATGTCGGCGTGGACATCTTCTTTGTCATATCCGGATTCCTGATCACCTCGCACCTGAGCAAGGAACTGGTCTCCACTTCTGGATTGGCGATCGGGCGGTTTTACGCACGGCGGATCAAGCGGTTGTTGCCCGCTGCCTTCCTAGTCTTAGCAGTCGGGTCCGTTGCGGTGGCCCTCTGGGTGCCGTATTCCGAGTGGGCGCGGACTGCCCGTGAAGTCATGACGAGTGCGCTGTACGTGGGCAACTGGTCATTGGCCGCCCAGTCGGTGGATTATTCGGCACTGACTAACGACGCCACCATCGCCCAACATTATTGGTCGCTGTCGGTGGAGGAACAGTTTTACTTCGTGTGGCCGCTGGCATTGCTTGGACTGTTCAAGCTTGGTAAGCGTTTCGGTTCACCCCGAAGGGTTCTGGTGGCTGGCGTTGCGCTGGCCGCAGTGGCCAGCCTCATGTATTCCGTGTACTTCACCGCCACAGGCCCTGACCCCGCCTATTTCGTGACACCAGTGCGCGTCTGGGAGTTTGCTGTGGGGGCACTTGTGGCCTTGCTGGCAGCGAAGATCACATTGCCCCGTTTCCCGGCCGTGGGGGTGGCAACTGCTGGTTGGCTGGTCATAGTTCTGGCCGCGGCCTCGTTCAACCAGGACACACAGTTCCCGGGATGGGCCGCACTGCTTCCGGTGGTGGGGACAGCGGCTGTGATTGTCGCAGGACTAGGTAGAGCCAAGGCGCCCTTTGGACCTGTGCTTGCCTGGAAGCCTGTCCAATTCGCGGGTGATGTTTCATACTCGATATACCTGTGGCATTGGCCCATGATTGTGGTGGCGCCTTACCTCGTCGGCGGGGAACTCAATGCCTTTCACAAGCTTGTCATTGCACTGTGCTGCTTGCCCCTAGCATGGCTGACGAAAGTTTTGGTTGAGGACCAGGGGAAGTCGTGGAAGATGTTGGGCAAGCGTCCGCGGGAAACGTATGCGGCCATGGGGGTTGGCATTGTTGCCCTTGCCCTGATTTCTGGCGGGCTTGCCTGGGGCGGGCACATCAAACAGGCCAACGCTGAGGCGCTGCAGTCCGCGCAGTACGGTGGCCCGTGCCATGGCCCGGCGGCGCTTACAGCCAAGAAGGCCTGCCCGGACCCTCTGGGGCCGGCAGCTGTCACAGTCATGGGCGATGCCAACAAGTACTATGCGGGGGCACCAGAGTGCGCCGTGGATCCAGCTCGCAAGCCACCGGGTGTCAGTGCGGTGGCCGTGTGCGACTACTCCGAAGGGAATCCGGACGCTGATTCGCTCTGGCTGGTGGGGGACTCCCACGCAGAACAGTGGAAGCTGCCGCTGCTGGATTTGGCCAAGAAGAACAAATGGAAAATGACGTATTCCTTGCTGGGCGGTTGCCCCATCGGTGATTTCACGCTGGAAAGCTACGAAGGCAAAAAGAGCTCGTCGGCCAGTGCCGCCTGCAAGACTGCTGGGCACTCAATTTCCGCCATGGTTGAGCAGGATCGTCCGGACATGGTTTTTTATTCCGCTTTTGCCCGCCAGGAAATTCTCAACGACGGCTCCGGCCTCTCCCAACAAGCCCAGTACAGCGATGGACTTGCGAAGACCTGGAAACGTTGGGTGGACGCCGGAAGTGCCGTCTACGTTCTGGCGGACCCGCCCCTGAATGCCCTGGCGCGCGATTCCAAATGTGTTGTCCTGAATCCGTCCGATCCTGCAAAGTGTGCCGTGGACCGTGCCAAAGCACACCCCGCCGACCCGCTGGTCGGAGCCGTTGGCGGCATGGCTAGCCCACATGTGCGCCTGATTGATCTGACGGATCATTTTTGTGATGCCAAACTCTGCTACGCAGTGGTGGGCAATGTGGCGGTTTACTATGACAACAACCACCTAAACGGCGAATTTTCCCGTCTCATGGCGCCGTTTATTGAGCGAATGCTTTTGTCCAGCCATCGGCAGGGGATGTGA